TTTAGGGTTCCAATTGAGCTACCATGGAAGAAGTAGTACCAAACCAAACTATAAACAGCAATTGGGGACATTCTAGGTAATAACCATAATAGCCTGAAAGTTGATGCGGGTTTATCTTCCATAAAAAACGTCGCTAAGGCCAGGCCAAGACCACCGAGAACGTTTATCATGAGTGTTATAAGGACGAACACAATGGTGGTAAGAATAACGGCCTTAAAAGTAGGGTCATATTTGAACATATGAAACAGTCTCTCATAATTATATAGCCCAACTGTTTGAGAAAGGTACTTATCTACGTTCCAATTCCTCATGCCGGTAAAGCTTATGTAGACGGTCAGAACTAGGGGTATTACATAAAAGAGAACGACCATGAAAATCATGGGAAAAAGGAAGAAAGAAAGATCTCTTAGCTTTTCATTTTTCATTTAATCACCCCTGGGGAAACTTCCAGTCAGTTGGTATTTCTCCAATTATCTCTACGTTCTCTGCGAGCTCTTTGTCTGCTGAGATCTTGTCTTTTATGAACTTAATTGCTTCCTCGGGTGTCATCTCCCCTCTCAAAACTTTGTCTACAGCCTCCTTAAAGATGTCTGCGAGGGCTGGATACTTTGGATGAGCTGGAGCTAAATGGGTGTACTCTAGCATGTAGCTTACATCTGCCAAGAATTGAGCGTTTATTGGGTTAACTGTCTTTTCAACGATTTCTTTTATGTTATCCTTGACTTCTGGAGCAAGATCTAGATCTAAGTTCTTTAGTTTGTTGAGCCATGCTTCGTCTTTTATTAACTTAGCAGCTTCTTTTCTCACTGGTAAGTGGGCAGAGATGACGCTGTGGATTGCATTTATCTCTGGATCGCTTGCCTTGATTACCATCAAGAATGCTAATGCATGGTAGACATCCTTGAGTTCCTCATACTTGGGGTTTAGTTGGCCTGCTTTTGAATTTATCATCCAGATGAAGGGCTGGCTTAAAGTTACTGGCTTGTCTCCCTTCTCTCCAGCTGGGAAAAGGGTGTAGGCAAACCACTCTTTAACTTCTTCTGGCTTGAGTCCCCTTCCATGGTAGTACTGTTTGGTCTGCCACTCGGTCCAGTACCATGTTCCACCAATATCAAAGAGCGTTTTTCCTTCAACGATCGTTGGGTGTATCTGCTTTGCCCAGTCCCAGCTCATAATGTCTTTTGGCAACAGTCCATCCTGAGCGAATTTCCACTCAACGTAAAGCCACTTGTACACCGCGGGAACATCAAGAACTAGCTTTCCTGTCTTCTCATCATAGAGTTTGCCATTGAATGCGAATATGAACTGAATGAGGTCTGGATGTGCGGAGCCTTTCCTGTGTATTAATCCCCACTCTGCACATCCCTTTTCCTTTGCAATCTTAGCCCAATGGTAGACATCGCTCCATGTGAATTCTCCATTCTTGACTTTTTCCGGCAACGTTGTAACGTCGAGACCCGCACACTTTGCTACATCCTTTCTTATGTAAAGGGGTCTAGCTTCAGTGTCTTGGGGGAGGCCATATAACTTCCCCTTGTATTTTGCAGCCTCGAGGAGTGATGGATAGAAGTCGTTTATCACGTTCTGATATGCATTGGCGTAGTCGGTTATGTCGAGTATGTATCCCTCTTCTGCCAAGGTTGGCAGGAATGCATAGCTGTTAACGAAAAAGTCACCGGCTTGGCCAAGAGGTTGCTTGCTTAGGAACTCATTAAATTGATCTTTGAAACTCTGGTCGTACTTCGTTGTGACTGTTATCTTTACCTTAATTCCGTTTTGTTCCCAAATTCTGTTTATCTTGTAGGCTGCGTCCACTATTCCATAGACTCTCATTACGCTGTTTGGATCTCCTGAGCCCCAAGCTGCAAACTTCACCTCATTAATTCCGTTCTTCTCAAGAATCTTTCCTATCTCAACAACGTCTTTAGTGAAGTCCCCTGTTAAGGTTACTTTTGTTGCAGTTTCAGTTGCTGTTTCTCCTCCTCCAATACAGCCACTAGCGAAGACTCCAAACAGAAAAACAGCGATCAATAGTATACCCTTCCACTTCACGATGTGTCACCTCCAATCGATATTTTTGCCAATATGTTGGGCAAAAAACGACAATATAATCTAAGGCTAAATTACCTAAAAGGTCTAAAAAGAATTTCGGTTTGATGAAATATTATAAAAAATTTAGCAAGGTATCTTTGTTATAACTCCTCTTTAATTGTCTCTGCAAGTCTCTTTACACCTTCTCTAATCTGCTCCTCGTCCACATATGTGAAATTGAGCCTCATTGTGTTCTTTACATCTCTATGAGCATAGAACGCCTCTCCGGGAACGTATGCGACTCCCTTGCTAATGGCTTTTTCAAGCATTACTTTCGTGTCTATTTTCTCCGGAAGTGTAACCCAGACGAACATTCCTCCATCTGGCTTCGTCCACGTTATCCCATCGGGCATGTACTCTTCTAAGGCTTCAAGCATGGCATCTCTCCTTGGCCTGTAGAACTCTATTATCTTGGGGATATGCTTCTCTAAGTAGCCTCCTTCCAAGTATCTCCATGCAACAACCTGGCCGAAAGCATTGGTACAGAGATCAACGCTCTGCTTTGCTATCTCTAATTTCCTGATAAAGTGGGGTTCCCCAGCTATCCATCCCAACCTAAATCCTGGAGCTAATATCTTTGAGAATGTTCCTAGATAAAGTACTCTTCCTTCAGTATCCAGGGCTTTTATTTTTGTAACTGGCTTTCCTGAGTATCTAAGCTCTCCATAGGGATCGTCTTCTACTATTATAAAGTCATATTCACTGGCAAGTTCTAGGAGATGTTTTCTCCTTTCCTCACTCATTGTTACCCCAGCCGGGTTCTGGAAAGTTGGAACCGTATAGACGAGTTTAACTTTCTTTCCTTCGGATTTTAGCTTCCTCAGTTTCTCCTCCAAAACTTCGGTTTTCATACCCTCCTCATCTAGAGGAATTTGAATGTATGTTGGTTCGTAAAAGCCAAAGGCTTGAAGTGCTGCAAGGTATGTTGGTGCCTCGACAACAACTATGTCTCCAGGGTTGAGAAACACCCTACCTATTAAATCAAGGGCTTGCTGAGAGCCACTAGTCACAAGTATGTCAACTTTCGATGTTGGTATGTTGTATCTTTTCCTTAGCCATTCCGCTATCGCAAGTCTCAGTGGAGTGAATCCCTTGGTAGTTCCATATTGGAGGGCTTTATCGGCATGTTCTCTCATCACTTCATCGAGTATTTCATCAATGATATCGACGGGGAATGTCTTTGGATTAGGAAGACCTCCCGCAAGGCTTATGACGTCACTTGTTTCAACGAGCTTGAGAAGCTCTCTAATCTCGGAAGCCTTCATCTTTAACGCTTTCTCAGAAAAATAAGCTTCAAAATTAAGAGGACCTTTCTCGAGTTTTCTCTTAAGGACTTCTTCCATAATCATTCACCCCTCACAGTGGACATATATGTCCGTCTGAACATTTTTATGCATTAGGTATTTTTAGTTGATTAAATATAAAGCTTTCGGCATTCGTTGGTGTTCTTCTTTACGTTTGTAAAGTAAATGTACACAATATTTCCTCAAGCTATCAAGTTAAGTATCAATGAACTTAAATGTCTTTCGGACATCTTTAATGATGGCAAATGTTCGAGAAAAGCGGGGGTATTAACCCGCCCAAGTTCATCGACCCCGCCCTCGGCGGTGCTCCCCGGGCTAGAAATAAATAGTATTAACTCCTTAAAATGTCTTCGCTATTCCTCCCAAGGTTCCCTATACTTGAAAGCCCATCCAAACTCTTCTCTCAATATATCTATAGCCGCATAAGGTGGTATTACTCCCCTTTCGGTTATTATAACGTCAATATACTCTGGAGGGGTGACGTCAAATGCAGGGTTCCATACCTCAATGTTCTTTGGCCATGTTTTGAGTTCCTCCTCAGGAATAACCTCTGTTGGATCTCTCATTTCTATCTCAACAAGCTGTCCAAGCATTGTCTCTGGATGGAATTTATAGGTTTCCGCAGCTATCATGACCCAAACTCGGTGCTCTTTTGCCGTAAGTGCTATTAATGCTGTTCCGATTTTGTTTATAACTGCTCCATTTGCAGTTATTGAGTCTGCCCCCATAACAACTTTATCCGTCATTTTCATATAGTGTCTGGCTGCTGCGTCAACGACGTATATAACTGGAATCCCATAACTTGCGAGTTCTTTTGCTGTAATCTTCCCCTGCCATCTTGGCCTTGTCTCAGTTACTATGACCTTGATGTCCTTTCCCTGATCAAAAGCCGTTTTCATTACGCTTATTGCAGCTTTGCTGTGGCAATGGGTCATTATAATATCTCCATCCTCTATCCTCTTTGCTCCTATTTCTCCTATTCTCTCAATAGCCTTCTCGGAGTTGTGTATAAACTCCTTCGCTGAATTTACGACGGTAAATTTGAGTGTTTCCAAATCTGCTCCAGAAGAGTACGCTAATTTTGCCCTATGCATTACATACCTTAAGGCGTTTGGGAGGGAAACAGCCGTTGGTCTTGTATTGTACAGAATTTTTGCAGCCTCTTTAAGTTCTTCCCATAACTCTTTTTCATCTTTCGCTTTACTCTTCTCCGCCTGTATCATTAAAGCTTGTGCGGCAGCTCTGGCTATCCTTCCTGCTCCCCTGATTTCCATACTCTTTATCTTTTCTGCTATCTCCAAAACTTCCTTAACTATCATGGCTCCCACTTGTATATTGGTATTCCCTTATAGTTAATTAACTTCATCTCCCTAGGCGGGATGTCTCCGGTAAGCGGAACAATATAAAGGGGAATCCTAAGCTTCTTGGCAAGATTGAGAAGGGCCGGCATCATCTCTGGAGTTGGTCTTATTGAGTATACTGCCCTAATTTCGGTGTATATCTTGAAATTTGGTCTAAATATATCGTCAATAAAGCCTTCGAGTCCTAATTTCCTTGCTTTCTCTATGACATCGGGTCTTATATCAATAACAATTACTTCTAACCCCAACTCTTTTAGCGTGTTTGCTACTTCAAAATAATGTCCAATCCCAATCTCTGCAATTTTTCCAGTCTTTATTTCGTCTGCAATGAACCTTGCAATCTCTTTCATTTTCCTTCACTCTTACTCTAGTTAGGATGAATTTAGTCTTTATTTTGTTACTTCACGGAGCTAAAACCTTTTATATCTATATAATTCCATATACCACTAAGGATGAGACATTGTTGGGGGTTTTGTCATGATTGAGGAAGAAATAATTCAAAAGTTACAGAGGTTTGGGTTAACAAAGTATGAAAGCTTAGCTTACATTACCTTGCTAAAACTAGGTCCGAGTAAGGCTACTGACGTTACAAAGGAAAGTGGAATTCCTCATACAAGGATATACGACGTTTTAAGTTCCCTTTCAAAGAAAGGGTTTGTGGATATAATGCATGGAACTCCAAGACTCTACGCTCCTGTTAACCCAGAACTTGTTTTAGAAAGACTGAAAAAAGAGCTTATGAATGATATTGAGAGCCTCAAAAATGCTTTTGAGGAGTTATATAAGGAAACCCACGGGGAAGAGTTACCTGAGATTTGGACGATTCATGGGTTTGAAAATACAGTGGAAAGAGCTGAGTATATAATAAAGAGTGCAAAACATGAGATCCTCATTAACACTCCATATGAGTTCCTTAGGCAGCTAAGGGATGCAATAGAAAAAAGAACTAGTGGAATCATGGTGATCATAAGTAACTTTGATGAAGTTCCAAAATGGCTCGAAGGTAAGGAAAACGTTATTCTTGCTAGAAGTGGTGAGGCCCCATGGCTTATGGGTACTTGGGTGATAGGTGACGTTAGCTATGCTTTATTCTTTGGAACGCTTCCAGAAAACAAAGGAAAAGAAAGATTTTACTCATTTTGGGCTAAGTCTGCAAAGCTAATTCAGAATTATGTTCATTGGTTCTACACAATGTACTTTGACAATAGCACCTTAATAAAACCTCTAGAGTATGAAAAATTAGAAAAGCCAATAGTTTTTGCCCATATAAGAACCTTAATTACAGTTCTAAAACAGATTGGAGTTAACAGAAAAGTTGAAGTTGTTGGAAGAACTGTGAAGGATAAGAAACAAGTGACAATACAGGGCAAAATAGTCGAGTTTGAATACACCCCTCTGACAGCAAATATAACAGTAGAGACCGAAGATGGCAAAAAGTTCAAGGTTGGTGGCTTGGGAAGTTATTTGGAAGATATAGAAGGAGACTCATTCATAATATTTGAGTAAATGCTTTCCCTTATTTTTTCTTACTACTAGTCGCTTCAACTAAAATAATGTCTCCTACTGCCGTAACTCTATCATAAGGGATTCCTACCTTTCTCTCCCCAGGTAGGGCCAATATTAATACCTTCCCATATTTCTCCCCAATGTCAATTATAACTTCATCGACTTCCCCAACGTATTTTCCCCTCGTGTTGTATATCTTCTTCTTGTAGATCTTGGATAGTCTCATGACCATTTTAGTCACCTCTTGAGGGAACTTGGGCATTGAGCTTTAAAAATGTTGGTAATGTATGATGCAAATTTTTATAAAATCCCACCCTTAAACATCCCCTTCGTAGTGATGTAAATGGTGGTGTTTAGGATTCCAAGGGGGAGTGCGAAAGTTAAAGTAGAGAGAGCAGATCCAAAAGTGTACTTCCAGATCTACAACTTACTAACATTTAGGCGAGACTTTGGAAAATGGGACAAGGCTGAAAGTCTATATGATCCTTATACGAATACTTTTCCCATCGGTTTGTTACCTAGGGTAAAGAGATTCCTGAATTCTAAGGGATATCGAGTTAGGATAAAGGATGAGAGAGTTGTTGAAGGTGAGCCATTAAATTCAAACTGGAATGAAAAATACGTCTTAAGGGGATACCAAAAGAAAGCAGTAAAGCTGGCGATAAAAGAAAAAATGGGCGTTTTAGCTTTGCCTGTAGGAAGTGGGAAAACTATAGTTGGATTGAGGATAATCCATGAAATTGGCAAATCTGCCTTAATAATAGTACATACTAAAGAACTCCTATACCAGTGGGCTGAGAGAGTAGAGGACGTTTTGGGTGTGAATGCGGGAATAGTTGGAGATAATAAGTGGCATGAAGGTCCAATAACTGTGGCCATGATACAAACTCTTCTCTCAAGAGGGGTGGACAAGCTACAGAATAAATATGCGGTGGTTATGTTTGATGAATGTCACAGAACTTCTGCTGCTGAGAAGTTTTATCAAGTTGGAATGAGTCTTCCTCAGGTTTATAGGTTTGGTTTATCCGCAACTCCTTGGAGGAGATTGAGAGGAGAAGAAATGAAAATTGAAGGAGTAGTTGGGCCTATAATTTACGAAGTTAAGGCTGAAGATTTGATAAAAGAAGGCTTTCTGGCAAAACCAAAATTCGAAGTCATAGAATATACATCTAAAATGCCTGCTTTGGCTGATAGATATAAAGAACTTTATGAAGAAGCCATAATGGAGAATGAGGAGAGAAATAAAGCAATTGTTGAAAAGGCAGTTGAGTTAGCAAAACATGGACATAGAGTGCTTATAGACGTTAAGAGGATAGATCATGGTGAAATTCTTGTGAAAATGCTGAGAGAGAGGGGGATAAATGCAGAGTTTTTAAGCTCTCAGAGTCCTAACAGATGGGAAATCTTGGAGAAGTTTAAGAATGGTGAAATCCCCGTTTTGGTATCAACGCTTCTAAAGGAGGGAGTAGATATTCCGGAAATTTCTGCGATAATTCTAGCCGGGGGAGGAAAGAGCGATGTAATGACAATCCAAACTATAGGTAGGGCGTTAAGGCCGAAGGCTGGTGGTGAGGCTGTTATAGTAGATGTCAAAGATACAGATCCCTTACTTTTCACTCACTTTATAGAAAGACAAAAAGCGTTAAAACAATATTATGGCAAATATTATAACCTTTGAAGAATTTCTCTTATGTACTTAGGCATCTGAAAGAGTGCCTCATGTCTTTCCGGATCGTAGTATTCAAGATTAAGTTTCTTAGCCTTTTCTGTGTTGACTTTTCTGAAGTCTATCTCTCCTTTTATCCCCACCAGGAAGGCCCAAGGAGAAGCATAACCTATTACAGGAAAGCTATAATAATAAACTCCATCAAACACCTTCTTCATCTTTGAGTATGCTGAAGTCAGCTCTTCTGTAAACAGGTAAACACTACCGGCTTGTGTCACGTAAATTCCGGGATCGTTTAGGGCTCTGTAAGCAGTTTTGTAAAACTCTTCGCTGAATAACATCTCAGCAGGACCCACGGGATCCGTTGAATCCACTATAATGACATCAAACCCAGAGTTCTCTCTTATGAACTTCACTCCATCCCCTATAATTAGCTTAGCCCTTTTACATTCATTGTTTAGCATTCTTGTCAATATCCCACCATCGATCTGAACGTGCTTGGCTGATATCTCAACAACCTCCTTATCTATCTCCACCATCACTGCTTCTTCGACTTCCTCATGTTTTAGGACTTCTCTTATTGTTCCTCCGTCTCCTCCACCAATAATGAGTACCCTCTTTGGATTAGGATGGGCAAGCATAACTGGATGGACTAGTGGCTCGTGGTAGCTTTTTTCACCCTCACTAACAAGCTGTACTGTTCCATCTATTGCTAAAAGCTTTCCAAATCCTTCCGTTTCATATACTTCTATCTTCTGATACTTAGATTTCTTTTCGAGGACTTTTTTCTTGACTTTAAATGCAACACCATATCCTTTTGGATACCATTCAATGAACTCCATACATCTCACCAGCAACTGGTGTTATATAAAAGTTTTATAAGAATGGTGCAATATGAGTTTGGAGGGACACCAATGGAAGGCACTTTGCGCATCTATGCTTCCCCATCATACGAGGTTTATGGCCTCTCAAAGAACCCATTTATGGAATTAGCAAGTGAGGGAATTAAAGATATAGAGTCTATTCACGTTTATCAGGAAGTTGATATGAAAATTTCTTCCCTTCTCTCAGATGTTATTAGTAATAAAAGCTCAATAACATTTTCAATTGTTGGACCACTAGGAATGGGTAAAACACAGAGGTTAAAGAGCATTGCAAAGGCTATAGAGGAGAAAGGGGGAAAAGCAATTTACATTAAAGTTGACACGACGGATATACTAAAAATAACAAGGGATATATTCAGCACATTAAAGCCCCCCAAGAATAGAACCAACATATTCCTTGAAAATCTCTCAAGAAAACTTGGCTTTATAAACAGACTAGAAAAAATGTTATCCTCGGTTGATGAATATAAGAGCAGGGACATAGCTGAAATGCTTACCCAGGAGCTCTCAAAGTATCCTTACTCGGCTCTTCTATTAGACGAGATGGAAAATATGCAAGGCGCTAATGAAAAAGAGAAGATACTGTTCTTTGAGATGCTCAGACATTATATAAGCAACATGCCTCCTGGGAGTGTTTTTGCCTTTGCTTGTGTGCCCGAGGCTTATGAGGGGTATTCCAAATTATTCCCCGCGTTTTTCATGAGATTACACTATGAGTTCAAACTAAGACCGATGAGTTATGAAGAAACCCTCGAACTCGTGAAGAAAAGATTGGCCAAAGTTAGGGTGAGGGATACTGCAGATCCTATCTATCCGTTTACTGAGGATGCAATAAAATTAATCCACGAACTTGGAAAGGGAAATCCGAGGCAAATTCTTAGGCTTTTAAATTACGTTCTCAGTGAGGCTGTCAAGCATAAGTTTGATCCCATAAATGAATACGTTGTAACTACAATTCTTGAGGAACCAAAGACCCTCGAGGAGTATCTGGCAAGAATTCCAAGCGAATACAAGCCCCTTGTTAAGATCATAGTAGAGAAGTTTAAGGGCGGTCCAGTGAGCTACATAGAGATAGCAAAAGAACTGAAGATACCAGGGTCTGAAGCCTATGAGAAGCTAGAATACTTAGTGAGTTTGAACTTTCTAGTTGGAGACCCAAGAGGGAACTACAAGGTTCCAGATTATGTAAGGAAGTTTATAGAAAAGGAGGAGAAAAAGGAATGAACTACGAAGAACACGTTTTAGCCGGTCTAATTACATATCCCCTTTTTGTTGTTTTTGCAGAGTTTTTGTCCAAATATTTGCCATTAAAAATTACTTTCATGGCATTGGCTATTGGTTACGCTTTCTACGTCTTGGGTAGCGATCTTCCTGACATAGACCATCCAGATTCTTTAATTCACAGAGGAATAAAGCCGATATTCTCTGTGATATTGGGGAGTATGGTTGCTTATAGAGTTCTTCAATACCTTCCAATGACGTATGCTTGGGGTGTTGGAGGAGTTGCTGCGGTAGTTGGTTGGTTCCTATTCTCGGCTATAATGCCAAGGCATAGAGGAATAGTTCATTCAATTCTCTTTGCAGTAATCTATGGTGTGGTAAGCTTTCTGGGAGTTAGGTATGGTTTGGCTTTCTCTTCAGGTGAAAGCTACTTAATAGGTCTTGCATCATTCAGTGGATATATGTTACACTTGATACTTGACAGGAGCGTTAAGCTCCTCTGAGTATGTTCACAATAATTCCACCAGCGCCTGCAATCATCATTTGAGCTCCAATTGCCATTATGAAAAGTCCAATTATTCTTATCGTAACACTCAGAACAGTTTTATTCACCCTTTTCATTGCATATAGTGCTATCATCATCAAGATTGCAGTAATTGCTATAGCTATTGTAGTGGCCATTACGGAAACATGTATCCCGTACTCAGCTGTTAGTGTTATTGCTGCAGTAATCGCTGCAGGCCCAGCTATTAAAGGAGTTGCTACGGGAACTGCTGCGAGGGCTAAAATATTTTTCTCTTTCTTTATTGTAACCATTCCACCGCTTTCCAAGGCTTCCAGCCCGATCTTAAATAATACAAATCCTCCCGCAACTCTTAATGCGTCAAGCTCAATGTGAAATATATCCTGAAGGATAATTTTTCCAGCAACAGCGAAAATTAGGAGAAGAAGCCATCCTATGAAATTTGCCCTAACAATCAGGCTTTTAACATCTTCTATATGAAAATCTTCCCTTAGCAAACTAACTAGTAAGATCTTATCACTTGGATCTATCATTATCAGCATTAGCAAGGCTGAGCTTAATATTTCCTCGAGCATGATCCTTCCTGCTCCTTAACCTATAAATACCTTAGTGTTGAACTCCTGGGGGGTGAGATAATGGGAAAAGTTGCTGGAATAGTTGGTGTATTGTTCTTGTTATGGCTAATATATACTGGTTATTTTTTGATGACACTAAATCCGAGCGTCTCGGCGTACTGGGGTCCTGTTGAAGGAGACAACGTTAGCATATACTTCAAAATAGACCTTGGAAATCCCTCTCCAGTCCCAATAAAGTTGGAGAACTTGGTTCTTAAATTGAGTGGTATTCCTATAGCGAAAGTTGAGAATGTGAACCTAGGATTCCTAAAGAGAGATGTTTCTGGATCATCCGAAGTCAATCTCAACAACCTTATAGATGCCCTTATAGTTCATATAAAAAACAAGGAAAACAGTAAGATTGAGGTAGTAGGGTCAGTCAAAATATTAAACATTATCCCATACAACTTCTCCAAAGATTTTGAATTTAGGACAAATATCCTTGAGTATCTCAAAAATATCAGGGCTGAGCCAAGGACATATACGGTTGCTGGTATCCTTCCATTAAAGACCCCGGGAGTGGAGGGAATATATGCTAGATGGGGGAAGGTTTCTGAGGATTCCCTGGAAGTCGTTGGTGTTGTAAAGTTGTACAATCCAAATAACTTCCCCTTACCAATTGTTAACATTGGAGGAGAGATTTATTTAAACGGCATACATGTTGGTAGAGGATCTGTAATGAAGACAGTAACTTTGCCAGCTAAAGGAAGAGGAGAAGTTCCTATAAGATTACAGTTGTATCCGAAGGAGTTAAAGGAGGCTCTAAAATCACATATACTCAATGGAGAGAGAAGTGTCCTAAGGCTAGATCTAACTTTCATGTTGAAGGTCAGTGGTGAGGTGGTTGAGGTTAAAGTTGGGGATATCGAGACTACAATTGAGACGCACATCTTGGAGAACATTAAGGTTTGATTGCTTCACATGTATTAGTTTATTTTATTGTGCATTTCTTTCTAATTATTGCCACATTTTTGGCAAATGTTTACCCTTGTGCAAAAATTTTTCATTATAGGGGTTCGGGACTATTGGGTGGAGCCCCCGAATAAGGGGGCGAAAACCCAGGGGTCATGACGGCGGCGTCGGGGGGATTGGGGGCAAAGCCCCCGGCATGAACCCCGCCCTCCTCCCCTGGGTATAGAAAGATGCGCTCCCGAGGAAAACCCCCGAAACGGGGGGACCCCTCGGGGGCAAGGCAGGCCCGGCACCCCGGTTAAACCCCCGGACGGGGAATTGGTACTCCCCCGCGTGGGGAGTTCCACCGGCCGTACTCCCTTAATTCCGGTTGATCCTGCCGGAGGCCACTGCTATGGGGGTCCGACTAAGCCATGCGAGTCGAGGGGGCGTCCCTTCTGGGACGCCACCGGCGGACGGCTCAGTAACACGTCGGTAACCTACCCTCGGGAGGGGGATAACCCCGGGAAACTGGGGCTAATCCCCCATAGGCCTGGGGTACTGGAAGGTCCCCAGGCCGAAAGGGGACCGTTAGGTCCCGCCCGAGGATGGGCCGGCGGCCGATTAGGTAGTTGGTGGGGTAACGGCCCACCAAGCCGAAGATCGGTACGGGCCGTGAGAGCGGGAGCCCGGAGATGGACACTGAGACACGGGTCCAGGCCCTACGGGGCGCAGCAGGCGCGAAACCTCCGCAATGCGGGAAACCGCGACGGGGGGACCCCCAGTGCCGTGCCTCTGGCACGGCTTTTCCGGAGTGTAAAAAGCTCCGGGAATAAGGGCTGGGCAAGGCCGGTGGCAGCCGCCGCGGTAATACCGGCGGCCCGAGTGGTGGCCACTATTATTGGGCCTAAAGCGGCCGTAGCCGGGCCCGTAAGTCCCTGGCGAAATCCCACGGCTCAACCGTGGGGCTCGCTGGGGATACTGCGGGCCTTGGGACCGGGAGAGGCCGGGGGTACCCCCGGGGTAGGGGTGAAATCCTATAATCCCGGGGGGACCGCCAGTGGCGAAGGCGCCCGGCTGGAACGGGTCCGACGGTGAGGGCCGAAGGCCAGGGGAGCGAACCGGATTAGATACCCGGGTAGTCCTGGCTGTAAAGGATGCGGGCTAGGTGTCGGGCGAGCTTCGAGCTCGCCCGGTGCCGTAGGGAAGCCGTTAAGCCCGCCGCCTGGGGAGTACGGCCGCAAGGCTGAAACTTAAAGGAATTGGCGGGGGAGCACTACAAGGGGTGGAGCGTGCGGTTCAATTGGATTCAACGCCGGGAACCTTACCGGGGGCGACGGCAGGATGAAGGCCAGGCT
This is a stretch of genomic DNA from Pyrococcus sp. ST04. It encodes these proteins:
- the speE gene encoding polyamine aminopropyltransferase — encoded protein: MEFIEWYPKGYGVAFKVKKKVLEKKSKYQKIEVYETEGFGKLLAIDGTVQLVSEGEKSYHEPLVHPVMLAHPNPKRVLIIGGGDGGTIREVLKHEEVEEAVMVEIDKEVVEISAKHVQIDGGILTRMLNNECKRAKLIIGDGVKFIRENSGFDVIIVDSTDPVGPAEMLFSEEFYKTAYRALNDPGIYVTQAGSVYLFTEELTSAYSKMKKVFDGVYYYSFPVIGYASPWAFLVGIKGEIDFRKVNTEKAKKLNLEYYDPERHEALFQMPKYIREILQRL
- a CDS encoding ATPase — its product is MEGTLRIYASPSYEVYGLSKNPFMELASEGIKDIESIHVYQEVDMKISSLLSDVISNKSSITFSIVGPLGMGKTQRLKSIAKAIEEKGGKAIYIKVDTTDILKITRDIFSTLKPPKNRTNIFLENLSRKLGFINRLEKMLSSVDEYKSRDIAEMLTQELSKYPYSALLLDEMENMQGANEKEKILFFEMLRHYISNMPPGSVFAFACVPEAYEGYSKLFPAFFMRLHYEFKLRPMSYEETLELVKKRLAKVRVRDTADPIYPFTEDAIKLIHELGKGNPRQILRLLNYVLSEAVKHKFDPINEYVVTTILEEPKTLEEYLARIPSEYKPLVKIIVEKFKGGPVSYIEIAKELKIPGSEAYEKLEYLVSLNFLVGDPRGNYKVPDYVRKFIEKEEKKE
- a CDS encoding metal-dependent hydrolase produces the protein MNYEEHVLAGLITYPLFVVFAEFLSKYLPLKITFMALAIGYAFYVLGSDLPDIDHPDSLIHRGIKPIFSVILGSMVAYRVLQYLPMTYAWGVGGVAAVVGWFLFSAIMPRHRGIVHSILFAVIYGVVSFLGVRYGLAFSSGESYLIGLASFSGYMLHLILDRSVKLL
- a CDS encoding MarC family protein, which gives rise to MLEEILSSALLMLIMIDPSDKILLVSLLREDFHIEDVKSLIVRANFIGWLLLLIFAVAGKIILQDIFHIELDALRVAGGFVLFKIGLEALESGGMVTIKKEKNILALAAVPVATPLIAGPAAITAAITLTAEYGIHVSVMATTIAIAITAILMMIALYAMKRVNKTVLSVTIRIIGLFIMAIGAQMMIAGAGGIIVNILRGA
- a CDS encoding LEA type 2 family protein; translation: MGKVAGIVGVLFLLWLIYTGYFLMTLNPSVSAYWGPVEGDNVSIYFKIDLGNPSPVPIKLENLVLKLSGIPIAKVENVNLGFLKRDVSGSSEVNLNNLIDALIVHIKNKENSKIEVVGSVKILNIIPYNFSKDFEFRTNILEYLKNIRAEPRTYTVAGILPLKTPGVEGIYARWGKVSEDSLEVVGVVKLYNPNNFPLPIVNIGGEIYLNGIHVGRGSVMKTVTLPAKGRGEVPIRLQLYPKELKEALKSHILNGERSVLRLDLTFMLKVSGEVVEVKVGDIETTIETHILENIKV